The DNA window ctgcgactagcttgagtgtgtagtccctagaccacagttggtagctctttgagccatctgctcggatgcttttcttctttctgatatagcctctttttgagggcatcaaggatcatgccattctcctatttgacctggccgttggctctaggatgggcaacatagacgtatttgacagagatgcaccgatcttcatagaagtcccaaaaatgattactagtaaatgtagttccaaggtcggtgataatgttgtccgggagaccgaatctatggatgatatctttgaagagctcgactgccttcttagtagtagccgaaacaagcagtttgtattcgatccacttggagaacttgtcgatggcgacgtacatataccagaaaccacctggcgctggcttgaaaggcctgatcatgtccagtccccagcatgcaaaaggccaagatgCTAGGATGGTCAgtagttcttgtgccggcacgtggatttgcttggcaaaaaattaacATCCTTTACAACGtcgaacgaggtcttctgcatcagagatggtcgtgggccaataaaaacccgcttggaaagctttgccgaccaggtttctcgaggccacgtggttgccataggaaccagagtgaattttgagaagtagtttcactacctcttcttgggtgatgcatttctgtagtatcccttccttggcactttccTCATCAAGTCCCCGTCCACAAGTACATAATGCTTGCTTTGACGGATTAGGCGTTTGGTTTCAGTCTTGTCAGTGGGTacgtcggcgctggtgaggtacttgatgagctgttccctccaatcggcggctggcgaaggtactataagtaccagctgctcggcggggggaatttcatgaacttccttctcttccttaatagacgacATAAAGAGGTCTTGAAAGAAAACCCCAGGCAGGATCATGgtgcgagaagagcctatcttagataggtggtcggtgagctaattttgatctcgtaccacgtggtggtactcaatatcatagaacttcccttcgagtttcTTGATTTTggcgtagtatgcatccatcttctcactagagcaggaccagtctttgttgagctagttgatgaccagcgcggagtctcCATATACCAAGAGGCATTTGACATTGAGCTAAATGGCTATACGAAGTCTATGGAGAcacgcttcatattcggcggcattaTTGGAGGCCGAAAAATGTATTCAGAGAATGTattggagcttatccttggtcagcgtaATGAACAAAATGACAGCAGctgcaccattgatgttgagggcaccatcgaagtacatcacccaatgcttgaggcaagtagcggggatgagctcttggatctcggtccactcagcgttAAAGTCAGCAAGTGCCTGTGACTTGATTGTAGGCCTCCTTCTaaatttgatggagtaagtgccgagatcaataacccacttgatgatgtggccattggcctctttattgcggagaatgtcccctagagggaacttggtgaccacgatgatcttgtaatactcgaagtaatggcggagcttgcatgACGTGATCAGAATAATGTATagcagtttctgaacttgaggataacgagttttgggctcattaagcacctcgctgatgaagtagaccggacattgcaccttgtaggcatgctCGGCCTCCTCATGCTCgatgacgatagctgtgctaatgacGCACGAAGTGGCGGagatgtagatcagtagggtttcGTCTGGTCGAGGCACCATCATGATTAGaggctttgttaaaaacaacttgagctgctcaaaagctgtatctgcctcctccgaccaggagaagcactcggaggccttgaggagtttgaagaatggtagtcccttttctcCAAGGCGCGATATAAAGTGGCTAAGAgccgccatgcaacctgtaagcttctttATATCCTTTACGgacgttggccatttcatgttggtgatggcggagaccttatcagggttgggtttgatgccacgggcgctgacaatgtagcctaggagtatactgaatggaactccaaagatgaactttgaagggttcaacttccatctgtaccttttcaggttggcgaaTGTTTTTTCGAGGTCGCCGATGAGATTATCGGTAGTCTTGGACTTGacaaccacatcgtcgatgtacgCTTTGATGTTGCGaccgatctattgatcgaggcacatctggatggccctttagTAGGTCGCCCCGATGTTCTTGAGcttgaaggacatggtggtatagcagtatgCCCCAAAAGGcataatgaacgatgtcttgatctagtcatcttccttgagggatatctagtgatagccaaagtaacagtcgaggaaggagagtagttcgcaGCCAGCGgcggagtctacaaccttgtctatctgaggcagaccaaaggggtctttagggtagtgtttgttaagatcagtgtaatcaatgcacattctccattctttattctcttTTGagcaagaacagggtttgctaaccactcaggatgatacacttcatTTATAAATCtagcagctaggagccattttatttctaccctaatagcctccttcttgtttggcgcaaatcatcggagtttctacttgattggtttggcggtcggcgggacattcaaggagtgctcgatcttctcccgtggtacccccggcatatctataggtttccaagcaaacacatcggcattggcacgtaggaaggagatgagtgcgctttcctatttggggtcgaggtgggccccaatcttcatggtcttggaggggtcatcgaggccgaggacgacctccttggtttctttggacttggcggaggcacaaggaggctccagcgatgggatctccagGTCGTTGGCGGGCACCATCTTGGTGTCGGTGACtacactggccatctagatggagaggtcggtggcttcggtgagggcgagactctctatcttgtaggcgtaggcgatggataagttggcccgtagggctaggactcctacaggcgaaggcctCTTCAGCAACAGATAGGCGTAGTgcagtatggccatgaacttagccagagctggccgatcaagtatggcgtggtaggcggtgttgaagtcggcgacgtagaatttgatgtgttcgacgcggtagttgctagccatgccgaactatactagtagggtgatctatccaagcggtttggatgccttgccaggtaccacaccccagaaggaggagtcagagggtgtgagatctcctatcccgaggcccagctcctttagggctccggcgaagaggaggttcagagcactcccaccgtcgatgagtacttttctaaaaagcactttctggacgGTTGCATCAAGGATGAGGGGGAATGCCCTATGTAAGGGAGTTGCCCACTGATCAGCCctgttgaaggtgatggggacctcagaccaggggcgatagctggggttggtgacGACGTCTTCTGCATTGACAGCGAGCACCCGACGGGTGGTGAGCTtccgatctcttctgctctcggtggaggcgaggcccccaaagatggtggcgaccaccttgtcatgatcctagaaggcattgttgttgcccccaggtggtcggcggcccCCGGCTCcgtcgttgttgtcgtcgtctgactttttggcctagaactccttagccaagccgaggcagtccttcatcttatgcttggcgtgtttatgaagagggcatgggccttTGAGGATCTTCCTGtattgctcatcgtagttgcACTTGGTGCAAGGTTCATTAACGGCAGGGACaatgtggtctggtcggcggtGGCGATATTGACTAGATCTAGATCCTTCTGGCTGATCACTGCCGCTGTCCCGATGGTGACTGCagtcgtcgtagcggcggtcgCTGTGGCGTCGGTCATCGGGTCGCTCGTCATTGCatcgagttgggcgatgagtgcccgtgTCCTCGTTGAAGCGTACTTTAGCTTCTTTGGTGTCGTcatactggttggcggtcgtaatcatctcaccaatccccgtgggtggcttacggttgaacttggagcggaggttgtggtgatggagtcctcggacgaaggcggtgatgacctcagcttttgtgatgttgggaataaaattcctcatcttagaaaagcgtctgatgtagctacggaggagatcggacggcttctggtagatgcgatttagatcgtgcttggtgtctggccgagtacatgtagccatgtagttgtcggtgaagaccttcttcaactcttcctaggatccgatggagccCGAGGCGAGGCTTGTAAACCAGTTCATTGCAGTTGGCgtaagcatgatgggaagatagtttgccatgacgctGGTATCTCCCTCGGTGGCGCGCACAGCAGTGGCATaggcttgtagccactgtgtggggttcatccgtccttcatagggctcaaccccagtgattatgaaaccatggggccactaaagtgttcggagtgccctcgtgaatgctgggggcccttagGGATTGTCGCCGTCGTGATCTGTGGCGTTGCCAATGTTGAATGCCTAGAGGGCTAAGTCCGGATCACtgaactcttgctcgtattcttgacaGCGGCgcacttcttcttcatggcgactgaAACGATGTTCGTCGATACATCATCGCGtgtctcagagattgttgaggtgcgctCGGACGTCCTGGTTGACCTCCTGGTTGTGTTGGCGAGGGTGTTcgatgtggttgcccctagctcccgcctagaggggttgtccatcgtcgcggtgctggtcggtgaaatgactttggctagggcggcgattggatcttggcgcaGCTGATCGATGAATTGAGCTcctggagtatgaaggtctctgatcttgGCGGATgtcgttgacctggcagtgcgctgctttaagcatggccacgaccaagttggcgcttggagtcttgtagacgtcgtggccgtcaaaaCGGATAAATTCATCGTCGAGGTTGCCTTAGAGTTGGTGTGGCATTCCTTGCGAGTTGAGCTaagcctcggctagcacaaggGTAGCCTCGTTTGCTCGACGCTGAGCACGGTTGATGTTCCTATTGACGCGGGCGGCGtggtcctcctcggtttccccttcccgcggggggctatcgacgctgatgATGAAGATTGCGCCTCCATGGAAGGGAGGGAAGGGAGGTGCTCGGTAGTGGTTTCGGCGACAGcctccgtagagccctgggactcggaGTCCAGATTCTCCTCTAAGATGGTTTGAAGGGATGCTCTGGGGCGTCGAccgatgtgtagcatgttgacagcaggcgggagctggtcggcgatctagTCAGCGAGTGGATgaacatctccaacctggtcggcgaattgccccttagggcatcttgataagtggcggcgacgttggtgagcccaaaaggtagggccgtaacccttaGAGTTTCCTTCGATAGATCTGAaccggagggtggtcggcgctaaacCAAAGTGGCCAGAGTCGATTCTACGATGGAGAGGtaatcggcgagcttctggccaacctgatcgatggatgcgatcagatcgtcattgttgatttgcctcctctggtagcggggGAGCGGACAGCgaattgtcggtgaagatgacctcggaggcggttccgagattggatctgcagtcgcaggtgttggggtgatcgacgcagtattgatctgcaccggcttgATGAGCTCTTCGActtcgtcagcgttgatgatccatgagatcgatccgaccgtgaagatgtggccaggctgtgggagggacaaagagcctacaaaacgtaccatcttgttcgatatggaaacagcacgcacacccctacctggcgcgccaactgtcgatacaatatcatcgacagtcctccgaggggtatcccacgaaggtagattaatcggcagagatgcgtgtaatcgagaacaagaaggcaacagagacacacgagttagacaggttcaggccggcAATATGACGTAATAttctactcttgtggtctgttggattgtattggctatcgtatcaAATTGCATGCCTTTGGAGGGGGGTcattgcctgccttatatagtccgggggacagggttataagtcggttagatctagaagataaccgaaaagtaataacagattataggaatcatgtgatcatacgtatcctaacagatctcgtagtatcttcaggatatcttcctggtgtcttgcgggagacgcCGAGCAATGTCataccccgcaaggcttcatcttgtgggctgggctgtccctggggcgcagcccatgtggtccgctgtcggtatccggggttgtaccccaCATGTTTCGATTTGATATATATACCCATTCGGCTACACATTTATTTGTCCTTTTATTGTCCAACAATATTCTCGAATGATATTCTATTTTTCTGAGCACAATTGAGGGCCTGTTTAGTACTGACCTTGACAGATTTTGTTTTGCTACACGTACGGGATGTGATCGATCTGACCTTCCATATACAAGCACGTACACATGCTTTATAATACCCTGTTTCACGTTGTGCAGTCTGAAAGCAGCAGACCACACCGTCCACACGCAGAGAACCACTCCAAGCTGAGGTACACGGCAAAAAAAATAAGACAATGGAGTAGGACACTGCCACACTGGTGACCAATGCAAAGTCAAACTATAGTACCATATAGCGAATGCGGTACACACGAACAGCAAAGGCTCACGTAACAAGAATACCGTCTGTGAGATGCAAATAGCAACTTTTCATCTCAACGAAAATGGACAAAGGAGAATGCCGCTGGCTGGGTAGTTGTCAGGTACcatgagtagggatgaaaacggatcggatacggacggatatcaccgatattacatttgttttcatgtttctgtccggattcggattcgaatacggatagtgtcaactatgttggatatgatacaattggatatcgacatcataaatatgcgatttgagtattcggatacggatacggtatcggatgttggatatccggactcggatacagacagatctcaacctctctaaacggattcggtttcgaattcggtcggaaaatatccgtaccgttttcatcacTAACCATGAGCATCTAAAAGGGGGTGAATTGAGTGTTTAATTTACACTTAAAAGCTAGTGCTTAACTTACACTACTACTAGAAACCATAAGCTATTCAAACAAGATGCATACATAAGGTCTTTCTGTTGTACTTTAACTTACACATAACCCATAAAGGGTTTTGCAATCTAGAACCAATTCTATCAACTAACCTAAGCTAATCTAGGAAGATAAGGGATGCACAAGTGAAGTACAAGCGGAAGCAAAAAAAAAGAGTAAGTAACAAGCTTATTAAATAAGAGAGGGTAAACTTATAAAGACGCGACGATATATATCCTTGATATGAATTGCCTCCCGGTCATGGTGTTAGATTTTCCATACCATGCCTCTACCAACCAAAGGGTAGAACGTGAGTCACATTGTTCTCAGTACTACCCCAAATCTCTTGGTCACCTTGATGCTATGTCTAATTTCTTAATCTTGCAAGAAACTTCACTATTACTATCGAGTTTATTACTGAAATTACTACAGGTATTGGGTACCCAAATCGTATTcttcttttttgtgtaaaatcTTGCTGTTCTTTTTAATCTTATCGTTGGCAACATCATTCATCGTTACTACTTTCTTACCCTTTGTTGTGTCGGCCTATTCTGGCCTGATCAACACTCTTTTATTCTCAAAGTTAATTGTGTTTTTGGGAAGATTTTTCAAGTAACTTGTGTCCCCAAGCATCTTGAGAGTTTAGAAACTTCGATCGACCTTCATTAATGGCCGATTGCAATTGATGATGACCAAACATATTGCAATTTCTAGTACTATGAGAAAATAAACTGTGCAACTTACAATATGTACGGCCTTTCAGTTCTGCATATGATGGCATAACATGGTGATCTAGTAATCTAATATGTTCCTCTTgcaataaaatataaaaaatctGATCACACATAGTTATATCAAATGTATACCTTTAATTGTTTAACCGATCCTCCTGTGGAGACGACTTTAAGTCTAAGCAAACGAATGGTTTCGATTTGATATATACCCATTCGGCTACACATTAGGCCTCGTTCGGCTGGTCTGAAATTTAgcttgttcggtttctttttttcagccggaataatatttttctctcataatatttcagcccgaataatatttttcagccagtttcagccaagttttagaccagcgaacggggcctatttgTCCTTTTATTGTCCTTTTAATGTTTTCCAACCTCGGTTTTATATCTTTGAATCCAAAATAATTGCAACTCCTTTATATCACCAAGTGTAAAATAATTAATTAAAGCTATCCATGTCAATATTTAATTTGAAGAAAACAGCGGGGAAGGTTTTAACTCTAATAATCTGCTACTACCGGTCTCTCTAGATTGTTTAAACAATTGGCCGATATGTTGTATTATTTTGGTACTAACATATCACCAACAGTAAGCAAACTTCCTTGCCTTTGTTTTTCAGACTGATTGTTGGTTGTTTTTCCACGAAATTCTGAAGGAAAAATACAAACCTAAACCTCCTTCAAATCAAGCTAAGCCGTCTTACTGTTCTTGCTATATTTTTGCGCAACCAAGATTTTTCGTCTTGGCACTAGAGACAAGCAATAGTTACTAGTTCGCTCGGCTGTTGCAACAGCCAAACGATTATTCATATATGAATCTATCATTTTGTCCTTGCCAATTTTATCAATTGGAAGCGTTTCTTCCTCTTTCTGACTAGTCGTCAATTTGACAGTAGCTGGCCTTAATTCTTGTTGTTTGAAAACATGTTTTATTCCCCGCCTTTCAAGGTAAGCATCAGCACCTCCCTAGCATCGTTACGCATTTGAGCATCACTAGTTTCCAAGGCAGATCTTAGCTCTCTATGAAACCAtcttttaaattctaaaaattgCTTTGACGACCATAGTCGAACCAACTTGTTGACTACAAGGAACATGTGACTACGATGGGACATTAGGATGAGTTTGTATAAACGATTTATATGTTGTCAATTTGGGATAGTGTAGGAGGCACGTAGCAGACACAAGATTCACGTAGGCACGCGCTTACGGCAGCACCAGCAACAACATAGGAGTTCATGGGAACAGCTGACTACTTGATTTTCGCACACTGTTGCATGAAACAGCCGATTGACAGCCGGCTAACAGGACGTATAGATATCTCTTATAATCCTAAGCCCCATGTAGGTTGTTGACATCAGTAATGCACTATCACAAAGCAATTAAAATCCACCAGCACATGCAAATATAATATCCAAGTGAGTGAGATACATAAACATTTAGTGGTCCACATCGTCATGCCCCGCAATTCACTAATATTAATTTATAACAGTTTGTTTCTTCATATAAGTAATTATATATAATCTTATTTCGCTCTAAATCATCCCCAATTCCTGCAACAACACGTGGGCTATGTTTCTAATTATAATCTATAcattaataataaagaggcaaaattttagTCTATTTTTTTATCCGTCTCTCTCTAACTAACGGACAATGGAGAGTTTCTTCCGCCCGGACTTATATATATAACTTGTGCTCATGCGAGTTAGGATAACTCTTGTCTAGCGCGATACGGAGTCCGATTCTAAAACGTATTGGGTCGTGTACGTGATCTGGGCTCAAGTCGTGCTCATATGACCGTCCATATACATATCTATTACCACTTAAaaaacacgacgatgttttgtcCACAGGGGTACATCGTGTACGCACCCGCTCCCGGTAAAAAAAAAGTTTCTATTATACGAAAAAAGTTTCCAAAATAAAAACATACACTACAAAAAAACAACAGTAAAAAATGTTCCCTTTTTGCGTTTCTACTATACGGCAAAAGAAAAATGATTCCAAAATAAAAGCAAATACGAAAAAAGAAACCACCGTAAAAAAACTAGGGTTCCCTTTCGAAAAAAAGATCCTATACGGCAAAAACAGTTTCTAAAAAAAGACATACAATAAAAACTGTTTCTAAAACAAACTCTTCCACATCGAAAATCATATACGGCGAAAAAATCCGTTTAAGAAAAAAACTCTTCCACGTCAAAAATCATATAAACGACTGATTACAAGGCGATGAAACATATCAGGCACATATTCGAGGAATTCAGTAAGGGATTTGCTGACGGCAACAAAAAGATCACGCACATATTCATACACAGGAAATCTCTGCTGTCACCGATGAAACAGATAACACACATATTGATACACAGACAAATAAGAGGAATAAACTCTCTCCATGAGAAAATAAATCAATCTCctaaaaatcaaataaaacagTTTTAATAAGATAAAATAAGTGTATCTAAAGTAGACATATGCAAATAACAATTCCCTCAAATTCACCTTAGATAGCTATGGTGAACACGGGTGTTGCACTATAAAATGTATTTAATCGACTTCAAGTGATCATGTCAAGATCACTATTCATCCTTCACTCGGCACGCGCTCGTGTTCTACCCGGTTCTGATACGAAGACCAAATCTACATGCCCATGTCCGATACGAAGTCTTCAAAGCTCACGCATTCGCGTCGGACCCGATTCTATTATGAAGAAAAAAATGGACGTGTCCGTTTCCAAAATAAAGTCCTCATAGCTCATAGTTCACATCCAATTACTAAGGTTCACTCAAAAAATTTTGGCTCCGTGCATAGCATGGGCATTTATCTAGTTGGACATATAAGTTCTTAATGTGAGATTGATAGGATTCTAATCTAAATAGATCTCTCCGATCCTGACTAAACTGTATAGGAACCTTAACTCAAATAGAAAAAGATACACGTAGAATTAGACAAAAGTTTATCTTACACTCTACCTATAATATTAAAGAGCGAAGAAAGGAAGCTGATAATGGAGAACCAGCTAGCGTCAAACATACATGCTGGAGATCCGAACTCGGTTTCTATTGCTGATTAGGAAAGACTGTTTAATATATTTGGATAGACATGAACTCGGTTTCCAAACTTATTTTCTACTATCTTGTCTTGCCTCTTCTCTCCACATGAGGAGCACATAGACTTCATATCTCTCCTATCCAAATATATTAAACAATCTTTCCTAATCAGCAATGGAAATCGAGTTCAGATCTCCAGCATGTATGTTTGACGCTAGCCGATTCTCCACTACCAGCTTGCTTTCTtcactctttaatattaggtagagAGTAAGTTAAAATTTTGTCTATTTCTACGTGTATCTTTTTCTATTTGAGTTAAGATTCCTATTTAGTTCAGTCGGGATCGGAGAGATCTATTTGTATTAGGATCCTATCTATGTCACATTAAGAACTTATATGTCCAATATGTATATGGACGATTATATGAGCACAGCTTATGAGCCCTGGTCACGTACATGACCTAATACATTTTAGAATCGGACTCCGTATCGTGCTAGACAAGAGttattctaactcgtatgagcatatgttatatatatatatatatatatatatatatatatatatatatatatatatatatatatatatatatatatatatatataagtctgGGTGGAAGAAACTCTCATTTGTCCTGTAGTTAGAGGAAGACGGACCGAAAAAATAGATAGAccaaaaaaataagctgaaattttgcatctttatcattattattatatatattagatatagatataaatatagatacagatacagatatatagatatagaaaaCTGACTAAGTTACAGGTCTTTATTTTTCTCCATGCCAGGACAAAAAAAGGctaaaattttgcctctttaatcTTCTATTATCTTCTCTTGCCTCTTCTCTCCACGTGAGGAACACATAGACTTCATGTTCCTCTTATCCAAATATATTAAACAATATTTCCTAATCAGCGATGGAAACCGAGTTAGCATATCCAGCAAGTATGTTTGACGCTAGCCGATTCGCCAGTACCGGCTTGCTTTCTTCGCTCTTTGATATTAGGAAGATAGTAAGATAAAATTTGGTCTATTTCTGtgtatctttttctttttgagttaAGATTCCTATTCAATAGTGAGAGACCTATTTGGATTAGGATCCTATCTACGTCACATTAAGAACTTATATGCCCAATATGTATAAGGACGATCATATGAGCACGGCTTATGAGTGTGGGTCACATACATGACCCAATACGTTTTAGAATTGGACTCAATATCGTGCTAGACAAGAGTTATTTTTTAAAATGAGTCTGATGACTATGAGACTGAGGTAC is part of the Miscanthus floridulus cultivar M001 chromosome 9, ASM1932011v1, whole genome shotgun sequence genome and encodes:
- the LOC136480077 gene encoding uncharacterized protein, encoding MAALSHFISRLGEKGLPFFKLLKASECFSWSEEADTAFEQLKLFLTKPLIMMVPRPDETLLIYISATSCVISTAIVIEHEEAEHAYKVQCPVYFISEVLNEPKTRYPQVQKLLYIILITSCKLRHYFEYYKIIVVTKFPLGDILRNKEANGHIIKWVIDLGTYSIKFRRRPTIKSQALADFNAEWTEIQELIPATCLKHWVMYFDGALNINGAAAVILFITLTKDKLQYIL